The DNA sequence ATGGCTTGGTTGTTGCAATCCTTCGACCCGGTGGTTTTCGAACAACTCAAATCTCAAAAAAGTGAGACAACGGGTACGGCCTGAGTAGGAAAAGAATGTAGAGAAAAAATACCTCCTTCTTGAAGCTCTGGTTGTGCACAGATGAGTATGTCCCTTTTTAGTACGTTATTAACGGCTAGTTTTGTCAGATACGGACCATTTATTGAATGTGAGTTGTTTTTTTGGTCTATGTAATTCTACGGACTATGAATTGATGAAGGGATCTGTGCCTGAGTTACGTAAAGTGGAGCATCTGAATCGTTTAGTAGAGCTATGTCATTTGAACCGTAAGGTGCGAATGCAGGCATTTGACATTGAGCAATGGAGATCCAGGGCAGCTCGTCTGATGAGCCACGTGCTCGAAGATGGGAATTTGACGTCGAAACAGTTGAATTTGTTTTCTGCGGATGTATACGTGGGTCATTCGAAGCAGAAAGGATTGGCAGAAGTTCCTTCTGAGTCTGCGTTGAATGCATTATTAGATACAGTCCATCGCGAGCTGGAGAGTCTAGAGGCGCGAATAAATGAAGCTAGGGATATAGAGATGCATGATCAAGACGACGAGATGGACATAGAGACCAAAATCGAAGAGAGGAAGACAAGTTTGGCCAGTCTCTTTAAGACACTACAAAAATTGATTGGCGATTTCGAGAATATGTATACATGCAATGTGGAGCCTTGGAGCGATCAGGGCGTGCAGAATTTGGTGGGTATTGGGCCAGAATCCAAGAGAGCAT is a window from the Schistocerca gregaria isolate iqSchGreg1 unplaced genomic scaffold, iqSchGreg1.2 ptg000560l, whole genome shotgun sequence genome containing:
- the LOC126314413 gene encoding uncharacterized protein LOC126314413, which produces MDHLIDQLALIQYPFSLEKESIMGCEWREAMAWLLQSFDPVVFEQLKSQKSETTDTDHLLNVSCFFGLCNSTDYELMKGSVPELRKVEHLNRLVELCHLNRKVRMQAFDIEQWRSRAARLMSHVLEDGNLTSKQLNLFSADVYVGHSKQKGLAEVPSESALNALLDTVHRELESLEARINEARDIEMHDQDDEMDIETKIEERKTSLASLFKTLQKLIGDFENMYTCNVEPWSDQGVQNLVGIGPESKRAYDLHLCLQNALDRFEHLKEAYGKVENGEVLQALESDVVSLEDYGMSCLNDQIGILEVACHRMTE